The nucleotide sequence TCCAGTCGTCCACTTCCACCCGTTGCCAGCGGGCGCCGAGGGTCAGCAGCAAACGGTCATCGAAGAACCCCAGGGTGTCGGATAACGCAACGCCGCTGAAGTGGTTCTCGGTGTAGACCTTGTCATCCTTGCGTGTAGGGGTACTTGGCGTCGTGGTTTCCACCGGGTCATACAGGTTGCTGAAGCCGTTGGCGTAGCGGGCGCCGCCGTTGGTGAAGTCCATGTAGAAATAACTGGCGGCCAGGTTGACCTCGTGGCTTACCGGCCCCGTATGAAACCAGTTGCGCACACCGGCATTGGCTGTACGGACGCTTTCGTCCCGGGTGAAGTCCCGGGGAGAAACGGTGAAATCGCCAGCGTCATTGGTGATCGAAACGTTATGCCGGAGGAAGTCATGATGACTTTCACGCGCACCGACACCGCCGTACAGCATGGTCGAGTCACTGACATCGTACTCGGCGTTCACCATGCCGAAGGTGTCCTTGGTGCGTGCCTTGCTCCAGGGCTGGGCATAGTTGTTGCGCACATCACTGGCATGGGGAACCTGTGCATTGGCACCGACCTGCACGCGCTCCTGCGGCGCATCGGTATCGCGCTCGGTGTGGCCGATGTCCGTGGAGACACGCAGGCGCTCACCACGGAAGTCCAGGCCAACCACGGCCATCTCGCGGTCCACGCTCTGGTGATCCCATTCGGTATCGCCAGACTGCTTCACGCCGTTGAAACGAATGCCGAACTGGTTGTCCTCGCCAAAGCGTCGACCGACATCCACGGCGCCGCCGAGCTGGTTGTTGGACGCGTAGCTACCGGTGAACGAGGTGATGGGCTTGTCGGTGGCGCGCTTGGGCACCACGTTGATCCCGCCCCCTACGCTGCCCCGCGGTGAAATACCGTTGATGAGCTGGCTCGGTCCCTTGAGGATGTCGACGCGCTCGGCCATTTCCATGTCGATCGTATAGGTCGGCAGGATGCCGTAGAGGCCGTTGTAGGCAACATCGCTGTTGAACAGGCTGAAACCGCGAATGGTGAACTGCTCGTACCGCCCACCCGCCGGGTTGGTCGCACGCACCGAAGGGTCGCTGTTGACCAGGTCGCCCAGGGTCCGGGCCTGCTGGTTCTTGACCGTCTCGCTGGTGTAGGTGGTCATGCTGAACGGCGTTTCCATGAAGTCTCGCGAGCCCAGCAAGCCCTGGGAACCACGCCGGGCGACCTGACCGCCGGCATACACCTCGCCCTCCTCCGAACCGGCGGCGCCAAGAATCGAGGTGGGCGCCAGTTGCACGCTGCCACCTTCCGGCGCCGGGGCCAGGATGTAGGCCTGTTCGCCCACCGGTTGCAGTTGCAGGCCGGAGCCCTGCAGCAACCGGGCAAAGCCCTCCTCCACGCCATATTCGCCCGAGAGCCCGGCGCTGTTGCGACCGCTCACCAGGGCCGGATCCACCGACAGGTTGACACCTGCCAGCCCGGCGAAGCGGGTCAATGCCGCGCTCAGGCTGCCGGCCGGCACCTGGTAACTGCGCCGGGCCGCTTCTTCGGCGTGGCTGGATGAGATGAAGAACGGGCTGGCACTCAGGCTCAGCATGAGACTCAGGTTCAACAGCGGACGCCAGCCGGCAAGGGCCGGGCGTAAACGCAAAGGTACTACTGCGGACATTGGAAGGCGCTCTCGTTTTTGTTCACTTGCCTTGAATGACAAGCGAGACAAAAAAAGGGGACAGGCATCAGGCAATATTTTTGCGGAGCGTCAGGGTGACCCAATAACGGGTGCGCATCTGCACATCCAATGGCAGGCTGGCCGAGAGCAAAGCGAGGATTTTATCGGTGTTTTCCAGGCGGAAACTGCCGGTCACCCGGAGCGACTCCAGGGCGTCGTCCCAGCGCAGAACACCCGGGCGATAGCGACCCAGCTCGCGGAGAAAGTCCCCCAGCGGCTGGTTCTGCGCCACCAGCACCCCATCACGCCAACCCGGTTGCGTCAGGTCGAGGCGGGTCACCGGCCCGGCGCCTGCGGCGTGAAGGCTGACCTGCTGGCCCTCGTCCAGTTGCAGCACGGGCCCGTGCAACGGTTGCAGGTGTGCCGAGCCGCTGACCACCGAGACCCGACAGCCTCGCTCGTCCAAGCGCACGCAGACTTCGCCGCGACTGACGGTAATCAGCCCGTAGGGAGCCTGGACGGCCAATGGCGTGACGCCGCTGACCTTCAGCGCCATTTCGCCTTGCACCAGCACCAGGCGCCGGGCCTTGAGGTCCAGGTTCACGGCGCTGTCGGTGTTCAGTTGCAAAAGGCTGCCATCCACCAGCGACCAACGCCGCTGTTCACCGATGGCGGTGTGCAGATCGGCGTGCCAGGCTTCCAGGGGCAACTCGCGGCCCAGCATCCAGGCCGTCGGAACCAACGCGGCGACGCTCAGTGCGCGCTTGAGTACGGCACGCCGGGGCAAGGCCGGACGATCCAGGGTTGCCATGCCCAACGAAGGCGGCACCCCGGCGAAGCGCTGGCGCAGGCGCTGGGCCTTTTGCCAGGCCGCCTCATGATGGGCGCTGCTGTCGCGCCAGCGTTGCAGGGCGGCGGCGTCGAACT is from Pseudomonas sp. B21-056 and encodes:
- a CDS encoding TonB-dependent receptor, whose translation is MSAVVPLRLRPALAGWRPLLNLSLMLSLSASPFFISSSHAEEAARRSYQVPAGSLSAALTRFAGLAGVNLSVDPALVSGRNSAGLSGEYGVEEGFARLLQGSGLQLQPVGEQAYILAPAPEGGSVQLAPTSILGAAGSEEGEVYAGGQVARRGSQGLLGSRDFMETPFSMTTYTSETVKNQQARTLGDLVNSDPSVRATNPAGGRYEQFTIRGFSLFNSDVAYNGLYGILPTYTIDMEMAERVDILKGPSQLINGISPRGSVGGGINVVPKRATDKPITSFTGSYASNNQLGGAVDVGRRFGEDNQFGIRFNGVKQSGDTEWDHQSVDREMAVVGLDFRGERLRVSTDIGHTERDTDAPQERVQVGANAQVPHASDVRNNYAQPWSKARTKDTFGMVNAEYDVSDSTMLYGGVGARESHHDFLRHNVSITNDAGDFTVSPRDFTRDESVRTANAGVRNWFHTGPVSHEVNLAASYFYMDFTNGGARYANGFSNLYDPVETTTPSTPTRKDDKVYTENHFSGVALSDTLGFFDDRLLLTLGARWQRVEVDDWTAGVKGATAYDEEKVSPSGGVLFKATDKLSLYANYMEGLSQGKIAPSTSINEDEIFPPFISRQVEVGAKYDAGPFALTAALFRIKQPAYATDATTRVFGPNGKRENTGVELSVFGEPLKGTRLLGGVMYIDSELTNTTGGTYDGNRAPATPKYNVNLGAEWDVPTVQGLTLTSRGIYSSSQYLDQSNDKEIDSWVRFDVGARYGFKVDEKNITLRANIENVANKNYWASAGASDDSEPGLTLSTPRTYLLSATVDF
- a CDS encoding FecR domain-containing protein; protein product: MIRPAPSSEARDVARAAARWLTMMEFGGNEFDAAALQRWRDSSAHHEAAWQKAQRLRQRFAGVPPSLGMATLDRPALPRRAVLKRALSVAALVPTAWMLGRELPLEAWHADLHTAIGEQRRWSLVDGSLLQLNTDSAVNLDLKARRLVLVQGEMALKVSGVTPLAVQAPYGLITVSRGEVCVRLDERGCRVSVVSGSAHLQPLHGPVLQLDEGQQVSLHAAGAGPVTRLDLTQPGWRDGVLVAQNQPLGDFLRELGRYRPGVLRWDDALESLRVTGSFRLENTDKILALLSASLPLDVQMRTRYWVTLTLRKNIA